The genome window TCCTGGGTGACCGGGGACGGCTCCGGGTCGTACGGCGTGCGCACGTTCTGGACCTCGCCGGTCGCCTCGACCGCGCTCTTGACGTCGAGCACCGCCTGGCGGAACCGGGGGTCGTCGGCCGTGAGCGACCCCTGCCGGGCCTGCACCAGGACGAACTCGCCGGCGACCCTCGGGAAGCCCGCCTCGTCGAGGATCCGGAGGGCTTCGCGGGAGTCGCCGTTCAACGCCTCCCACCGCTCCATCTCCGCGGTGCCGACGGCGTTGCCCGCCACTGTCGCCACGGCCACGAACACGACCCAGATCAGCAGCGCCCACCAGCGGTGCCGGGCGCTCCACCCCCCGATCGCGGCCGCGAAGTTCCTTTGACGCATGATGATCACCCCTCCACCCGGCAACGGTAGAAATCGATCAAGGGGTGCACATCGGACGCTTGGACCGTTTCGGGGGTACTGCCGCCGGGGCAGGGCCATCGTCCACCGGAGCGAGATCCGGGGGGTCATTCCCTCCTCAAGGGGTAGGGGATCTCCCTGAGGCCTCGGGGATAGGAGATCTTTCCTCCGGGCCGCGCGGCCGCGATCTCCGTTAGGCTGACAGATATGCGTCGTTTCTCCGGTGTGGCACGGTCGTGATCCCACCCGAAGCCTTCTACGCCGGCCTGAACAAGGTGCTCGCGGCCGCGGCGGGGTTCATCACCGACGCGGCGGGCCGGGTATTGCTGGTGAAGCCCAACTACCGGGACCACTGGGGCCTGCCGGGCGGGCACATCGACGAAGATGAGCACCCCGAGATCGCCTGCGCCAGAGAGCTCCAGGAGGAGCTGGGGCTCACCCTCCCCGTGGGCCGGCTGCTCGTCGTCCAGTGGGTGCCGCCGTTCGACGGCCGGCCGTACCCGCTGATCCACTTCCTCTTCGACTGCGGCACCGTGCCCGACGGCGCGGAGGTGGTCCTGCAGGAGGAGGAGCTCGAAGAGTACGGCTACTTCACCGCCGAAGAGATCAAGGACCGGGAGCTGGTGCCGGGCTTCCTGCTGGCCCGGATCACCGCCGGGGCGCGGGCACGCGCCACCGGCGGGACCTTCTACCTCGGGCCGTCGGCGGGCGCGCCGGCCTGACCCAGGGTTTCCCCGGATCCGGGGCCGGGGGACGGGCCCGCCGGCGGGCGGACGGCCCGCCCTCGCTCACGGCGCCGGGGACCGCTCGTCTTCCGCCCCCGGAGCCGCCGGGGCATCCGCGTCCGGGGACGCAGAGGCGGTCTGCGCCGGGGTCACCTTGGGGTGCACCACGATGGGCACGCTCGAACGCAGCACCCCCGAGCCGTGGATCGCGTTACCGTCGTGATCCTTCCACGTCTCCAGGTGGTAGGTGCCCGCGGGAACGCCGATCCACTTGTGGTACTGCCAGGAGTTGCAGGCGAATTGCACCGGCTCACCATTCGGGCGGAGTGCGACCCAATAATGCGCGGTCCCCTGCGGGCACTGATTGTTCGACCATAATTCGATGTCGCCCGGGGCCGTCATCGTCCACTCGCGGGAGAATAGCCGGAACGCCATTCGCTCGATTCTCATGGTGAATCCGTGTCCCGCCGGCGGCTCGGACGGAGCGGAGGTCGGCGACGCGGTCAACGTCCGCGGAGGCTCCTCATCGTCCGGCGTGAAGGTGAAATACAGGGCCAGCCCGATGGAGACGACCGCCACCGCCGCGATCGTGACCGGGAAACCGATCCTCCTCCGCCCGGATCCCGGCGGCGTGGGCGAGCCGGCCGCGCCGTCCGGCCCGGACGGCGCCTGCCCGGCGGCGTGCTCCGCGGGTACGGCGGCGTATGGAGGCCGTTCCGGGGAATTCGGTGCGTTCCCTGCGGCGTACGGCCGGGTCGCGGGCTCGGCGGCTCCGGCGGCGTCCGGACGGCCTTCGGCCGGGCGCTGCGCGGCTTCGCCGGAGACCGGCCGGTCGCCGGTGGCGTGCCCGGCGGCCTTCTGATCGTCTCCGGTGGTCCGCCCCACGGCTTCGCCCGGGCCGCGCTGGTCGTGCTCGGTGCTCTCGCCGGTGCTCCGGTGGTCCTGCCCGGGGGCCGTGCCGGTGCTCGCCTGGCTCCCGGTGGCCTGTTCCGCGGCTCCGGCGACGTGCCGCGCCTGCTCGGCCGGCGGTTCGCCGGCGGCGTCCCGCCGCTCCGCGGGAGCCGGCCGGGCGGTATCGGCCTCCTGGATATCGCGCCAGCGGGCGCGCCACGGCCCGGGATCCGCTCCGCACGCCTTCACGTAGCGCTCGACGAAGTCCCACGGCGGCAGCTCCTTGGGATTGAGCCGCCGGGAGATCGTGCTGGGGTGGTACCCCATGCGGCTCCCGATCGCCTCCAGCGACCGGTCGCCCCGCAGCCGGCGTAGGTCGTCGACGAACTCGGCGATCGGCCCCAGTCGCCGGTCGATCGGCTGATCCCTACGCCCACTCCGTGCCATGTGACCTCCGCCAGATACCGGCTCGTTCCCGGCCCGTTGCTCGGCGTTTTCCCCGCAGCCGATTCACGGGGTCAAAGGGTGCGAGGAACTGAACACATGCGCTGTTCGTGGACCGCCGGGCCCGCGACGTCATGATCTCATGTTTCGCGGAGAGAAGGACGTCCTCTGTGCAAGTCCGGGCCCTATTCGCCCGGAAACCCGGCGGTATTCGCACAGGCCCGGACTTCCATGCCTGCCTCGTCCCCGGCCGCCGTTCCGCGGCCACGTGGAAAAGCGGTCTTTGCGAGAACCCGTCATGCCGCTTTCCGGAAATCCGGAAGCCCGGGGCGGGCCGCCCGCCGGAGAACCTTGATCTCGATCGAGGTGGCCGGCCGTACGTGGGACGACGCCGCGGCGATCGCCGGAGCGGTGCGGAGCATGGGCCGCCCCTGGCCTGCCCGTTGATTCGCCCTTCGGAGCAAGCCGAAATTTTTGCTAAAGAGCACCAATCTTGGGGAGATAGCACGGTAGCGCGGTTTTTGGGGGTAGCGTAGGCCGGTCCGAACATCCGCGACGGGGGGCGGAAGGCCATGGCCGTGGTTCCGCTGAGAGCGGGCGCAGAGCACCGGCTACCGGCCGAGGTGACGAGCTTCATCGGGCGGCGGCGGGAGACCACCGAGGCCCGGCGTCTGCTCTCGGTCGCCCGGCTGGTCACCATCACCGGCGTGGGAGGGGTGGGGAAGTCCCGCCTCGCCCTCCGGGTCGCCCTCGACGTACGGCGGGCCTTCCCCGGCGGGGTGTGCTTCGTCGAGCTCGCCGATGTGGACGAGCCCGCGCTGATCGGTCAGGCGCTCGCCGACACCCACAGCATCCGGATCCCCCCGTCCCAGTCGCCGGTCGATGTGCTCATCGAGCACCTGGCGGATCGGCGGATGCTCATCGTGCTCGACAACTGCGAGCACCTCCTCGAGGACTGCGCCGTGCTCGCAGACGGGCTGCTGCGCGCCCTTCCCGACCTGCGGATCCTCGCCACCAGCCGGCAGCCGCTCGGCATCGCGAGCGAGCAGACCCTGGAGCTCGCCCCGTTGCCGGTCTCCGGGGCCGGGCCGCTGACGTGCTCCGCGGAGTCGGACGCGGTCCGGCTCTTCGCCGAGCGGGTCGCCGCCGTACGCCCGGATTTCGCGGTGACCGAGGCGAACCTGCCGGTCGTGCTGGAGATCTGCCGCCGCCTCGACGGGCTGCCCCTCGCGATCGAGCTCGCCGCCGTCCGGCTGCGCGCCCTCTCCGTTGAGCAGCTGCTGCAGCGGCTGGACGACCGCTTCCGGCTGCTCACCACGGGATCGCGCGCCGCGCCGCCCCGCCAGCGGACGCTGCGCGCGCTGATCGACTGGAGCCACGACCTGTGCACCGCGAAGGAGCGGCTGCTCTGGCA of Thermobispora bispora DSM 43833 contains these proteins:
- a CDS encoding transcriptional regulator; the protein is MARSGRRDQPIDRRLGPIAEFVDDLRRLRGDRSLEAIGSRMGYHPSTISRRLNPKELPPWDFVERYVKACGADPGPWRARWRDIQEADTARPAPAERRDAAGEPPAEQARHVAGAAEQATGSQASTGTAPGQDHRSTGESTEHDQRGPGEAVGRTTGDDQKAAGHATGDRPVSGEAAQRPAEGRPDAAGAAEPATRPYAAGNAPNSPERPPYAAVPAEHAAGQAPSGPDGAAGSPTPPGSGRRRIGFPVTIAAVAVVSIGLALYFTFTPDDEEPPRTLTASPTSAPSEPPAGHGFTMRIERMAFRLFSREWTMTAPGDIELWSNNQCPQGTAHYWVALRPNGEPVQFACNSWQYHKWIGVPAGTYHLETWKDHDGNAIHGSGVLRSSVPIVVHPKVTPAQTASASPDADAPAAPGAEDERSPAP
- a CDS encoding NUDIX domain-containing protein; protein product: MIPPEAFYAGLNKVLAAAAGFITDAAGRVLLVKPNYRDHWGLPGGHIDEDEHPEIACARELQEELGLTLPVGRLLVVQWVPPFDGRPYPLIHFLFDCGTVPDGAEVVLQEEELEEYGYFTAEEIKDRELVPGFLLARITAGARARATGGTFYLGPSAGAPA